A single window of Armatimonadia bacterium DNA harbors:
- a CDS encoding carbonic anhydrase codes for MDKDTFGTAIACVDGRVQIPVIEWICSTHHVDYVDMVTEPGADMVLARWVIDKLLSIKDRTRLSVEAHGSQVVAVVGHFDCTRAPGSRDEHFAQIKAAVAVVSSWGLKVPVIGLWVNERQKVEQVTE; via the coding sequence ATGGACAAGGACACCTTCGGAACGGCCATCGCCTGTGTTGACGGACGCGTCCAGATCCCGGTCATCGAGTGGATCTGCAGCACCCACCACGTCGATTACGTCGACATGGTCACTGAGCCCGGCGCCGACATGGTCCTCGCGCGCTGGGTCATCGACAAGCTGCTCAGCATCAAGGACCGGACCCGCCTCTCGGTGGAGGCCCATGGCTCGCAGGTTGTCGCCGTCGTCGGGCACTTCGACTGTACGCGTGCACCCGGATCCCGCGACGAGCATTTTGCCCAGATCAAAGCTGCTGTCGCAGTGGTCTCCTCCTGGGGACTGAAGGTCCCCGTGATCGGACTCTGGGTGAACGAACGGCAGAAGGTCGAGCAGGTCACAGAATAG